A region from the Thermoplasmatales archaeon genome encodes:
- the aspS_1 gene encoding Aspartate--tRNA ligase — protein sequence MDRTYIGRVQDAPSNSTVKVCGWIQEIRGLKNIAFIILRDNTGTVQVTLKPENNILNLSEVRQLERESVICVTGIIPENSKSTSNREILAKSVTVMNRAEKPLPLGITDPVSADFETRLNNRFLDLRKKENALVFRIESVMLWGIRTFFHSKNFVEIHTPKIVAAATEGGADLFAVKYFEKSAYLNQSPQLYKEIMMSAGLDRVFEVGPAFRAEQHNTVRHLNEFTSVDIEMSFADHNDAMHMLENAVRAGIQETVSELGAEIEAAGIKMEIPEVPFPRISYRECISFLKNKGIEVKFGEDFSPDQLREIGTQYPGFYFITEWPSSLRAFYTMPSPEDPDISNSFDLQFNEKEITSGAQRVHDPQLLTERFLSKGLKPEDFDFYIRAFRYGMPPHAGFGLGLERLVMILCNLQNIREATLFPRDRTRIVP from the coding sequence ATGGACAGGACCTATATCGGAAGAGTGCAGGATGCTCCTTCAAATTCTACAGTGAAGGTCTGCGGCTGGATCCAGGAAATAAGAGGATTGAAAAATATCGCTTTCATAATATTGAGAGATAACACAGGTACTGTACAAGTAACACTAAAGCCGGAAAACAACATACTAAACCTCAGTGAAGTGAGGCAGCTTGAGAGAGAATCTGTGATCTGCGTCACAGGGATTATACCTGAGAACAGCAAGAGCACGAGCAACAGGGAGATACTGGCGAAAAGCGTTACTGTTATGAACAGGGCGGAGAAGCCTCTTCCCCTCGGGATTACTGATCCTGTATCTGCAGATTTCGAAACACGGCTGAATAACAGGTTCCTTGATCTCAGGAAAAAGGAAAATGCACTTGTTTTCAGGATAGAAAGCGTCATGCTCTGGGGCATCAGGACTTTTTTCCACTCGAAGAATTTTGTAGAGATTCACACTCCAAAGATAGTCGCGGCTGCCACAGAAGGCGGAGCCGACCTTTTTGCTGTCAAGTACTTTGAGAAGAGCGCATATCTTAACCAATCACCGCAACTCTATAAGGAAATAATGATGTCTGCTGGACTTGACAGAGTTTTTGAGGTAGGACCGGCATTCAGGGCAGAGCAGCATAATACTGTGAGACACCTGAATGAATTCACGTCCGTGGATATAGAGATGAGTTTTGCAGACCACAACGATGCCATGCACATGCTCGAAAATGCCGTGAGGGCTGGAATACAGGAAACAGTTTCCGAGCTGGGTGCTGAGATAGAGGCTGCAGGAATAAAGATGGAAATTCCGGAAGTCCCGTTTCCAAGAATAAGTTACAGGGAGTGCATTTCATTCCTAAAAAACAAGGGAATTGAAGTGAAATTCGGGGAGGACTTCTCGCCAGATCAACTTCGGGAAATTGGAACACAGTACCCTGGATTCTATTTCATAACGGAGTGGCCATCGTCGCTGAGGGCATTTTACACCATGCCATCCCCGGAAGACCCCGATATATCAAATTCGTTTGATCTGCAGTTTAATGAAAAAGAGATAACGTCGGGAGCGCAGAGAGTTCATGATCCCCAACTCCTGACTGAAAGATTTTTAAGCAAAGGATTAAAGCCCGAAGACTTCGACTTCTATATAAGGGCTTTCCGGTATGGAATGCCTCCACATGCCGGATTCGGTCTTGGTCTTGAAAGGCTGGTAATGATACTTTGCAACCTTCAGAACATCAGGGAAGCAACCCTATTTCCTAGGGACAGGACGAGAATTGTTCCCTGA
- the trx_1 gene encoding Thioredoxin: MSLIKKEDQEYLKSEFEKHLKEDVDIVVFTSDDSECKYCKETLELATEVSSLDSRIHLVVYNFDKDKEKASKFGIEKYPATVVEKHGDETGRVRYYGIPSGYEFGSLIEDLKIVSSGEADVSSKAMELISKIDKPIKIQVFVTPTCPYCPKAVTTAHKFAVRNKNITGEMVESMEFEKEAEEAGVSSVPHIVINNDVQFVGAYPDDQFAEYVMEAYKHA, encoded by the coding sequence ATGTCATTGATTAAAAAAGAAGATCAGGAATATCTTAAATCGGAGTTCGAGAAACATCTAAAGGAAGATGTGGACATAGTAGTCTTCACTTCCGATGATTCAGAGTGCAAGTATTGCAAGGAAACTTTGGAACTTGCAACAGAGGTTTCCTCATTAGATAGCAGGATACATCTTGTTGTTTATAATTTTGATAAGGACAAGGAGAAAGCAAGTAAGTTTGGCATTGAAAAATATCCGGCAACAGTTGTGGAGAAACACGGCGATGAGACTGGCAGGGTCAGGTATTACGGTATCCCCTCAGGATATGAGTTCGGGTCACTCATAGAAGACCTGAAGATAGTTTCAAGTGGTGAGGCTGATGTTTCTTCAAAGGCAATGGAACTGATTTCTAAAATCGACAAACCTATTAAAATACAGGTCTTTGTCACTCCAACATGCCCATACTGTCCCAAGGCGGTTACCACTGCACACAAGTTTGCTGTGAGGAACAAGAACATAACCGGTGAAATGGTCGAATCCATGGAATTTGAGAAGGAAGCCGAGGAAGCTGGTGTCTCAAGCGTACCGCACATTGTCATTAACAACGATGTACAGTTTGTAGGTGCATATCCAGACGACCAGTTTGCAGAGTATGTGATGGAAGCCTACAAGCACGCATAA
- a CDS encoding 3-hydroxypropionyl-coenzyme A dehydratase — protein sequence MEIRKVAVIGSGIMGHGIAEVFALAGYNVSLEDSFPEALDKARKSISGSLEKLVKSGKIKSEDVESISKRLVYTGDLKSAVSDADIVVEAVPEVLEIKKKLFGDLEKFCRNDAIIASNTSNIRISTLSEGTSLGSRTVGMHFFNPPVVMKLVEVIKGDLTDDAVFDATFDLAKKIGKVPIRVYRDSAGFVVNRISAPESLFFCMLLDRNIAKPEEIDTFARGQGLPMGPYELMDYVGIDTVVHSLDYYEKELSPEYGKCKAFKEKAGNGTLGLKTGQGFYRWNNGKAEIPKSNPTDRVELMDILAIEVNEAVKVIEEGVSVPDDIETGVRLGMNRPFGPISVAQGLTNAEIKKKLEDIQKLTGSEIFRPARSIMEGKLKETISVKAPLSSVKKTETATSAPESMEGKYITVDFPAEKVARFLISNTRNNLINVDVINELERSLKEIWNNHDINVLIISGKGNVFSAGAELTQFFASGADFMENSRLGERVFKLLSEVPKITIAEMKGYALGGGFELSLACDIRVAAEGTSIGFPETGLGLLPGWGGSQRLAKLIGVSRAMYYILSAERFSEEVAHDIGLVSKVYDKASIDQETVKLASDLATRISPISAVLSKRLINKGSETSIDDGLEMEAISMGLLYGTEDLKEGISAFIQKRKPEFKGR from the coding sequence TTGGAAATCAGGAAAGTTGCCGTGATCGGATCCGGCATTATGGGCCATGGTATAGCGGAAGTTTTCGCACTTGCAGGATACAATGTTTCGCTTGAGGACAGTTTTCCAGAGGCTCTGGATAAGGCGAGGAAGTCAATATCCGGCAGCCTGGAGAAACTCGTGAAGTCTGGAAAGATAAAATCAGAAGATGTGGAATCAATAAGCAAAAGGCTGGTTTATACCGGGGACCTGAAATCTGCAGTGTCCGACGCTGACATTGTTGTCGAGGCGGTTCCCGAAGTCCTGGAAATAAAGAAAAAGCTGTTCGGTGACCTTGAGAAGTTTTGCAGGAACGATGCAATAATAGCATCAAATACATCAAATATAAGGATATCCACATTATCCGAAGGCACTTCACTCGGATCGAGGACGGTTGGTATGCACTTCTTCAATCCCCCGGTCGTGATGAAGCTGGTGGAAGTAATAAAGGGAGACCTGACTGACGATGCGGTTTTTGATGCAACGTTTGACCTGGCAAAAAAGATAGGGAAGGTCCCAATAAGAGTGTACCGGGACAGCGCGGGTTTTGTTGTGAACAGAATAAGTGCTCCGGAAAGCCTGTTTTTTTGCATGCTTCTGGACAGGAACATAGCTAAACCTGAAGAGATAGATACCTTCGCAAGAGGACAGGGTCTTCCCATGGGGCCATACGAGCTGATGGATTATGTGGGAATAGACACGGTGGTACATTCACTGGACTATTACGAGAAAGAGCTGTCTCCCGAATACGGAAAGTGTAAGGCGTTCAAGGAAAAGGCAGGGAATGGCACTCTTGGATTGAAGACCGGCCAGGGATTTTACAGGTGGAACAACGGAAAGGCAGAGATCCCTAAATCCAATCCGACCGACAGAGTTGAACTTATGGACATTCTCGCAATAGAGGTCAATGAGGCAGTGAAGGTTATAGAGGAAGGGGTATCAGTTCCCGATGACATAGAGACCGGAGTCAGGCTGGGGATGAACCGACCGTTTGGCCCCATATCTGTTGCGCAGGGCCTGACCAATGCCGAGATAAAGAAGAAGCTCGAGGACATACAGAAACTCACCGGGTCTGAGATATTCCGCCCCGCAAGATCTATTATGGAGGGAAAACTCAAGGAGACCATATCGGTTAAGGCACCTCTTTCCTCAGTAAAGAAAACAGAAACTGCAACTAGCGCACCAGAATCAATGGAGGGAAAATACATAACGGTTGACTTCCCAGCCGAGAAGGTTGCAAGATTCCTGATCTCAAACACCAGGAACAACCTGATCAACGTAGACGTGATAAACGAACTCGAAAGGTCACTCAAAGAGATTTGGAACAATCACGATATCAACGTTTTAATAATATCCGGGAAGGGAAACGTTTTCTCAGCAGGTGCAGAACTCACACAATTCTTTGCCAGCGGAGCAGATTTCATGGAAAATTCCAGGCTCGGAGAAAGGGTGTTCAAGCTGCTTTCCGAAGTGCCGAAGATAACAATAGCAGAGATGAAGGGCTATGCACTAGGGGGAGGCTTTGAACTTTCACTGGCGTGCGACATCAGGGTTGCAGCCGAGGGTACCTCAATCGGATTTCCCGAAACTGGCCTTGGGCTACTTCCAGGATGGGGCGGGTCACAGAGACTGGCAAAACTTATCGGGGTCTCCCGTGCAATGTATTATATCCTCTCTGCAGAGAGATTTTCTGAAGAAGTTGCGCACGATATTGGGCTTGTTTCCAAGGTATACGACAAAGCCTCAATAGACCAGGAAACCGTGAAACTGGCGTCAGATCTGGCAACCAGGATCTCCCCGATTTCTGCAGTGCTGAGCAAGCGACTGATAAACAAGGGAAGTGAAACGTCCATAGACGACGGACTTGAGATGGAAGCGATATCCATGGGTCTCCTATATGGTACAGAAGACCTTAAGGAAGGGATATCTGCCTTCATACAGAAGAGGAAGCCGGAATTCAAGGGAAGGTAA
- a CDS encoding signal peptide peptidase SppA, 36K type, whose product MKIGRVVLSMLILAFMVFLIVPLHSGAQPQVASKNLMIINLDEAIDPGSASMITQALSPSNTVNTAAVVISMNTPGGILNNMIQMVDAINATEERGIPVYTYIIPDGMGASAGSYVAMASTGIYMGPGSFIGPSTPIVVGGTALEQNHTEAAMFSLMQSMASAHGRNATAAGIMVTQNYAYNYTSAISVHLVDGSATNLTVFLKDAGLSSYPQTIVNPSVYDNFLSFLSNTYVDGILILVGVIAILLDLYHGTILLSVAGVVMIALGLIGAEIVGASPVGLVFLLLGAVLIILEFKTGHGIALMAGVIVGILGVFLLASPYLAANQYGYSPSPVNNSSIIAALIIVFLALVLALYLRKLVRSMKSRKFTGSEALIGSTGITKDTVGTEGTIAVDGVMWRAESVNGEEIPPGIEVTVIRRDGLKVYVERVKK is encoded by the coding sequence ATGAAAATTGGTCGCGTAGTCCTTTCTATGTTGATCCTTGCATTCATGGTCTTTCTCATAGTACCGTTGCATTCCGGTGCGCAGCCACAGGTGGCCTCAAAAAACCTGATGATAATAAATCTTGATGAGGCGATAGATCCGGGATCAGCCAGCATGATCACTCAGGCACTGTCGCCTTCCAACACGGTTAACACAGCCGCAGTTGTCATAAGCATGAATACGCCCGGTGGGATACTTAACAACATGATCCAGATGGTCGATGCTATAAATGCAACGGAGGAAAGAGGCATCCCTGTGTATACTTACATTATTCCTGATGGCATGGGGGCCTCTGCTGGATCGTACGTTGCTATGGCATCTACCGGCATTTACATGGGCCCAGGCTCATTCATAGGTCCTTCAACTCCCATAGTTGTCGGAGGGACAGCTCTGGAGCAGAACCACACTGAGGCTGCAATGTTCTCGCTGATGCAGTCCATGGCATCTGCACACGGCAGGAATGCAACTGCGGCCGGAATAATGGTAACCCAGAATTATGCCTATAATTACACCAGTGCTATATCTGTGCACCTGGTGGATGGAAGCGCGACAAACCTCACGGTATTTCTCAAAGATGCGGGACTTTCATCGTACCCGCAGACAATCGTGAATCCATCTGTTTATGACAATTTCCTCAGCTTCCTGAGCAACACATATGTGGACGGAATACTGATCCTGGTTGGTGTCATAGCAATCCTGCTCGATCTTTACCATGGCACTATCCTTCTTTCTGTAGCTGGAGTGGTGATGATCGCTCTCGGGTTGATTGGAGCTGAAATCGTTGGCGCATCGCCGGTTGGCCTGGTATTCCTGCTGCTTGGTGCGGTGCTGATTATCCTGGAATTCAAGACGGGTCACGGCATTGCACTCATGGCAGGGGTGATAGTGGGCATACTTGGAGTATTCTTGCTAGCCTCACCATATCTTGCCGCAAATCAGTATGGCTATTCCCCAAGCCCAGTAAACAATTCCAGCATAATAGCCGCACTGATCATAGTATTTCTTGCTCTCGTGCTCGCTCTATACCTAAGAAAGCTGGTAAGATCGATGAAATCCAGGAAGTTCACGGGATCAGAAGCCCTGATCGGGTCTACGGGAATAACCAAGGATACCGTTGGAACGGAGGGGACCATCGCAGTTGATGGTGTCATGTGGAGAGCTGAGAGTGTAAACGGGGAGGAGATCCCTCCGGGCATCGAGGTGACGGTTATAAGAAGAGATGGACTGAAAGTGTACGTTGAAAGGGTGAAAAAGTAG
- the trf2_1 gene encoding Tricorn protease-interacting factor F2, producing MEINSYDLELDIDYKNMTYRGKEKIRLTLDGEQLIINALDLQVSQVRVQGKAVSFSHDNSHEELKIEGTSRGKNEIDIDFTGKVNDALVGLYKAKAKSGTMLTTQFESTGARRMFPCLDNPGFKAEFSLTVIIDGDLEAISNMPVESETRNGSRKAVRFAKTPRMSTYLLYLGVGKFDSMIKKSGNVDFILTAPKGHLNTTEFPLEVAIKVVDFYQKYFNIKYALPKMHLIAVPEFAAGAMENWGAITYRESVLLVNESTSTAVKKRVAEVIAHEIAHQWFGDLVTMRWWNDLWLNESFATFMSFKTIDNLFPKWEMFGDFLISETEGALTGDSLHNSHPIDVDVKDPTSVAMIFDEISYGKGGSILRMIESYAGPDNFRDGIRAYLKEKSYGNAEGHDLWQSIEKISRLPVTKIMEAWIKKMGYPAIHASKSGNVMTLEQGQFFLNGAKSETIWPVPLTVVRDGKTDSVLFESRKMELPYSGFVKLNSNQTGFYRVNYSNELFKDVMSKSGKLSNLDRWGILNDQYALLMSGIIKLDDYITRIRGFFNDTNHLIVDEISGDLNQLHLIMPENEKIRAIAEEYTRAQVNRLGEKKTGEDENTSVLRGQLWQRLALVDGKWAKETSARFKGFLKVDPDIRTGVAFSAALTLNSISDIETVFRKMESDEDRMKLISAMGFLSGEKNTGRVMQLVTSGDIKKQDIMRFFVAAAMNPANRKFMFDTLPMAVEELRKVYAGTAYTSRMVEAIVPYIGIGREEETQSLLKKLSSADIELGTKKGLEYLEAYSALVKSIGK from the coding sequence ATGGAAATCAATAGCTACGACCTGGAACTGGACATTGACTACAAAAACATGACTTACAGGGGAAAGGAAAAGATCAGGCTTACACTTGATGGCGAACAGTTGATCATAAATGCCCTTGACCTGCAGGTATCTCAGGTCAGAGTACAGGGAAAAGCTGTAAGTTTTTCCCATGATAACTCACATGAGGAACTGAAGATAGAGGGGACTTCAAGGGGAAAGAATGAAATAGATATAGATTTCACGGGAAAGGTAAACGATGCTCTTGTGGGACTCTACAAGGCAAAAGCAAAATCCGGAACAATGTTGACAACCCAGTTCGAGTCCACCGGGGCGAGAAGGATGTTTCCATGCCTTGATAACCCCGGCTTCAAAGCAGAATTCTCCCTGACTGTGATCATAGACGGGGATCTTGAAGCGATCTCAAACATGCCGGTAGAATCAGAGACCAGGAACGGCAGCAGAAAGGCTGTCAGATTCGCCAAAACCCCGAGAATGTCGACATACCTCCTTTATCTCGGGGTCGGAAAATTCGACAGCATGATAAAGAAGAGCGGAAATGTCGATTTCATACTGACTGCGCCGAAGGGCCATCTCAACACGACAGAGTTTCCACTTGAGGTAGCAATAAAGGTTGTTGATTTTTACCAGAAGTATTTCAACATCAAGTATGCTCTGCCGAAAATGCACCTCATAGCGGTTCCTGAATTCGCAGCTGGAGCCATGGAGAACTGGGGAGCAATAACATACAGGGAATCCGTGCTTCTCGTGAATGAGTCGACAAGCACCGCAGTTAAGAAGAGGGTCGCAGAGGTTATAGCACACGAGATAGCACACCAGTGGTTTGGAGACCTTGTTACAATGAGGTGGTGGAATGATCTCTGGTTAAACGAGAGTTTTGCCACGTTCATGTCGTTCAAGACTATAGACAACCTCTTCCCGAAATGGGAAATGTTCGGTGATTTCCTAATATCAGAGACAGAGGGCGCTCTTACTGGTGACTCACTGCATAATTCCCATCCCATAGATGTGGATGTGAAGGATCCGACTTCTGTTGCAATGATTTTTGATGAGATCAGTTATGGAAAGGGCGGGAGTATTCTGAGGATGATCGAATCGTATGCTGGACCTGATAATTTCAGAGACGGAATAAGGGCATATCTCAAGGAAAAATCCTATGGAAATGCTGAGGGACATGATCTCTGGCAGTCAATAGAGAAGATATCCAGACTGCCAGTAACCAAGATAATGGAGGCATGGATAAAGAAGATGGGTTACCCCGCCATTCATGCTTCAAAGAGCGGAAATGTGATGACCCTCGAGCAGGGGCAGTTCTTCCTCAACGGAGCAAAATCCGAAACAATCTGGCCCGTTCCGCTGACAGTTGTCAGGGATGGAAAGACAGATTCCGTACTATTCGAGTCAAGGAAAATGGAGTTACCATACAGTGGATTCGTCAAGCTGAACTCCAACCAGACCGGCTTTTACAGAGTCAACTACAGTAATGAATTGTTCAAGGACGTGATGTCAAAATCAGGAAAGCTTTCAAATCTGGATCGATGGGGAATCCTCAACGACCAGTACGCACTTCTCATGTCAGGCATCATCAAGCTGGATGATTACATAACTCGCATCAGGGGATTCTTCAATGACACTAACCACCTCATTGTCGATGAGATTAGCGGAGACCTGAACCAGTTGCACCTCATAATGCCTGAAAATGAAAAGATAAGAGCTATAGCAGAGGAATATACCCGCGCACAGGTCAACCGGCTCGGTGAGAAGAAAACTGGTGAGGATGAGAATACATCTGTGCTCAGGGGACAACTCTGGCAGAGGCTCGCGCTAGTGGACGGAAAGTGGGCTAAGGAGACTTCAGCAAGGTTCAAGGGTTTCCTGAAAGTCGACCCTGATATCAGAACTGGCGTGGCTTTTTCGGCAGCTTTGACCCTAAACAGCATATCGGATATTGAAACTGTTTTCAGGAAAATGGAAAGTGATGAGGACAGGATGAAATTGATTTCTGCCATGGGTTTCCTGTCAGGTGAAAAGAACACCGGAAGGGTCATGCAGTTGGTAACAAGCGGTGACATCAAGAAACAGGACATAATGAGATTTTTTGTCGCAGCTGCAATGAACCCGGCAAACAGGAAATTCATGTTTGATACACTACCTATGGCTGTTGAAGAGTTGAGGAAGGTATACGCGGGAACTGCATACACGTCAAGGATGGTGGAAGCAATCGTTCCATACATTGGCATCGGCAGGGAAGAGGAAACGCAGAGTCTCCTGAAAAAACTCAGCAGTGCTGACATAGAACTTGGCACAAAGAAAGGACTGGAGTATCTCGAAGCATATTCCGCACTTGTTAAATCTATCGGGAAATGA
- a CDS encoding N-acetylmannosamine kinase, with amino-acid sequence MSQSILGFDVGGSKISAVLGDDSGNILANVRRPTIKHLGKKRLVEQLVEMGNEVIKDAGVSRIDSIGILFAGLVDRENGVVLSSPNILGLNNFNITHEIGARFNVPVYLENDATGATISERIFGAGKGVDNFVYITLSTGIGGGAFIDGKLYRGSHGLAGEIGHMVIMSNGPTCGCGRRGCLEAIAGGKGIARRVSENISAVRDSQLFSVMKPQDIDAHAVFDAKKRGDMFAQLIIEETVYYLAVGIVNVINILDPEVIIIGGGISRAGNDLFGPLRAAVKEEMRTMYRPVKILKALDNGSDLAAIAVPIYRDQ; translated from the coding sequence GTGTCACAATCCATACTTGGTTTTGACGTAGGTGGATCGAAGATCTCGGCGGTTTTAGGCGATGATTCAGGCAACATCCTCGCAAATGTCAGACGCCCAACAATAAAGCATCTCGGAAAGAAGAGGCTTGTCGAACAGCTGGTTGAGATGGGTAATGAGGTGATAAAGGATGCAGGGGTCAGCAGGATTGACAGCATCGGCATCCTTTTCGCCGGACTCGTCGACAGGGAGAATGGCGTGGTTCTATCATCTCCAAATATTTTAGGACTCAACAATTTCAACATTACCCATGAGATCGGGGCACGTTTCAACGTTCCTGTATACCTCGAGAACGATGCAACCGGGGCAACGATATCCGAGAGAATTTTTGGGGCTGGGAAAGGCGTAGACAATTTTGTATATATAACACTCAGCACGGGCATAGGGGGTGGGGCCTTCATCGACGGCAAGCTCTATAGAGGTTCCCACGGCCTTGCTGGTGAGATAGGGCACATGGTAATAATGTCCAATGGCCCAACCTGTGGATGCGGCAGGCGTGGCTGCCTGGAAGCGATAGCGGGCGGAAAAGGCATAGCAAGGAGGGTATCTGAAAACATAAGTGCGGTAAGGGATTCGCAGCTCTTTTCCGTAATGAAGCCCCAGGATATTGATGCACACGCTGTTTTCGATGCAAAGAAGCGCGGAGACATGTTCGCACAGCTTATAATTGAAGAAACTGTCTATTACCTTGCTGTGGGAATAGTCAACGTGATAAACATTCTGGATCCCGAAGTGATAATAATTGGAGGTGGAATTTCCCGTGCAGGAAACGATCTATTTGGTCCTCTGCGGGCTGCGGTTAAAGAAGAGATGAGGACTATGTACCGTCCTGTCAAGATCCTGAAAGCACTGGATAATGGATCGGATCTTGCAGCTATAGCCGTACCGATATACCGGGACCAGTGA
- a CDS encoding putative ABC transporter ATP-binding protein, with protein sequence MLKIIIRLVRLVLAAGLLWNFYISRFSNSRMVAISVSNVSKSFADFQALRNVSFSIEPGERVTILGPNGAGKTTIMKLLIGLLSPDSGEILIDGHEPTSIEARSVVGYLPEDAQPYRVLTVRENLEYIAALRGVENVKDRADLIIGYLNLSEIAKTKISALSRGNVQRVSIGIAMMHSPKILLMDEPLNYLDIPTQENVIRLLDSFHATYFVSTHILSIAQRMTQRVIMISRGAITWQGTIGELNKLSTGGETLESTVSRMMQDEWQSH encoded by the coding sequence ATGCTAAAGATTATAATAAGATTAGTCAGGTTAGTCCTTGCCGCTGGACTGTTATGGAACTTTTATATCAGCCGATTCAGTAACAGTCGCATGGTTGCAATTTCTGTCTCGAACGTTTCAAAGAGCTTTGCAGATTTTCAGGCTCTGAGAAACGTCTCCTTCTCCATAGAGCCCGGTGAAAGAGTAACGATACTTGGACCGAACGGAGCAGGAAAAACAACGATAATGAAACTGCTGATAGGTTTGCTAAGCCCGGATAGTGGAGAAATACTCATAGACGGGCACGAACCTACTTCAATAGAAGCCAGGTCTGTAGTTGGTTACCTGCCCGAGGATGCGCAGCCTTACAGGGTTCTTACCGTAAGAGAAAACCTGGAATATATTGCCGCCCTGAGAGGGGTTGAGAACGTTAAGGACAGGGCCGACCTGATCATTGGCTACCTGAACCTATCCGAAATCGCAAAGACAAAAATTTCCGCTCTTTCGAGAGGAAACGTTCAGAGGGTGTCCATAGGGATAGCCATGATGCATTCGCCAAAGATACTGTTAATGGATGAGCCATTGAATTATCTAGACATCCCAACGCAGGAAAATGTTATCAGGCTCCTGGACTCTTTTCATGCCACGTACTTCGTATCCACGCATATACTTTCAATTGCGCAGAGGATGACTCAGCGGGTAATCATGATCTCAAGGGGAGCGATAACCTGGCAGGGAACAATTGGTGAGCTTAACAAGCTTTCCACCGGGGGTGAGACACTGGAATCAACAGTGTCGAGGATGATGCAGGATGAATGGCAGTCTCATTAG
- a CDS encoding Putative sterol carrier protein, whose amino-acid sequence MSSKDILSVIVDGVNANPNVSKEIASWDKIIQFKLSDSPSYYVHVSQGKFSLAEGEKTPAAATISAADSVLTEIFTGATDPVKAFLQGKVKISGDIFGAQKLTGIISKARK is encoded by the coding sequence ATGAGTTCTAAAGACATACTCAGTGTAATAGTGGACGGCGTGAATGCAAACCCGAATGTGAGCAAGGAAATAGCTTCATGGGATAAGATCATACAGTTCAAGCTGTCTGATTCACCCTCGTATTATGTGCACGTTTCTCAGGGAAAATTCTCTCTTGCCGAGGGTGAGAAAACTCCTGCCGCAGCCACAATATCTGCTGCCGATTCTGTTCTTACCGAGATATTCACTGGTGCCACAGACCCGGTGAAGGCATTCCTTCAGGGCAAAGTCAAGATTTCGGGAGACATATTCGGTGCACAGAAACTCACAGGAATAATCAGCAAAGCCCGGAAGTGA
- a CDS encoding Digeranylgeranylglycerophospholipid reductase has translation MSYDYDAIIIGAGTSGMAAGAELQKAGKNYVILDKKSDIGLPVRSTGAVSLEWVNRIGMPTDKSIIASEIHAMSFRTDTGKSISMSFDKTVGLVYNFTDYERYLAEKFSGKLNIRMKTRVNSVKDDVVITDNEKLSAKFIIMAAGPQSNMGMILPRDKVLVAYEEIRKLPKRGDYEMILWFSDKAPGGYFWDFADGENRRKIGVCYYPYNGRAPKDVLAEFTTEFPELEGELLETMAHQIPLTEPVQKVIDGNTMYVGDMVNAVLNTTAGGLQGAFWSGRMAGIAAAANNPLLYQQKWDSDIRPWLMKHHLLHKKLHKNGVRSVGRYMSLAKIMPKSIKKKVFGGL, from the coding sequence ATGAGTTACGACTATGACGCGATTATAATTGGTGCGGGCACTTCTGGAATGGCTGCCGGTGCAGAACTTCAGAAAGCTGGAAAGAACTACGTGATCCTTGACAAGAAGAGTGATATTGGACTCCCTGTAAGGTCCACCGGAGCGGTATCGCTTGAATGGGTAAACCGAATCGGGATGCCAACTGATAAAAGCATAATTGCGTCCGAAATCCACGCAATGAGTTTCAGGACCGATACTGGAAAGAGCATTTCAATGAGCTTCGACAAGACTGTGGGACTGGTATACAACTTTACTGATTATGAGAGATACCTTGCCGAAAAGTTCTCCGGGAAGCTGAATATAAGGATGAAAACCAGGGTAAATTCAGTGAAAGATGATGTGGTCATTACCGATAATGAAAAGCTCAGCGCTAAATTTATTATCATGGCTGCCGGACCGCAATCAAACATGGGAATGATACTTCCAAGAGACAAAGTGCTTGTTGCTTATGAGGAGATTCGAAAGTTGCCAAAGCGGGGCGACTACGAAATGATACTCTGGTTCAGCGACAAGGCTCCCGGTGGTTATTTTTGGGATTTTGCCGATGGAGAGAACAGAAGGAAGATAGGAGTATGCTACTACCCTTACAACGGAAGAGCACCTAAGGATGTCCTTGCAGAATTTACTACAGAATTTCCGGAGCTTGAAGGAGAATTGCTAGAGACCATGGCGCACCAGATACCATTAACGGAACCGGTGCAGAAAGTCATAGACGGGAACACAATGTATGTGGGTGACATGGTGAATGCCGTACTGAACACCACCGCCGGAGGACTTCAGGGAGCATTCTGGTCCGGAAGGATGGCAGGTATTGCAGCTGCCGCGAACAATCCATTGCTCTATCAGCAAAAATGGGACTCAGATATCAGGCCATGGCTGATGAAACACCATTTGCTTCACAAAAAACTTCACAAAAATGGTGTCAGGTCCGTGGGACGTTACATGTCCCTTGCAAAGATAATGCCTAAATCTATAAAGAAGAAAGTCTTCGGCGGGCTTTGA